A part of Kitasatospora acidiphila genomic DNA contains:
- a CDS encoding HIT family protein: MTFDPQWLSRYAAQDPVANTESSCVFCGIVRGEVDAHVIAETADTLCFLDHLPATYGHVLVVPKQHCRDLFDIPEESFQHVMAAAKQVANSLQDSCGASGINLVHATGQAAHQTVFHFHIHVVPRYDGDSIVVFPRLADPARKEEVAQRLRTALNNPLPPKAEAESSQS; encoded by the coding sequence TTGACCTTCGACCCCCAGTGGCTGTCTCGATACGCGGCACAGGATCCGGTCGCCAACACGGAGTCCTCCTGCGTCTTCTGCGGCATCGTCCGCGGCGAGGTGGACGCCCACGTCATCGCCGAGACAGCAGACACCTTGTGCTTCCTGGACCACCTCCCGGCGACCTACGGGCACGTCCTCGTCGTTCCCAAGCAGCACTGCCGGGACCTGTTCGACATTCCGGAAGAGTCGTTCCAGCACGTCATGGCGGCTGCGAAGCAGGTGGCGAACTCTCTGCAGGACTCCTGCGGCGCGTCCGGCATCAACTTGGTTCACGCGACCGGCCAGGCCGCTCATCAGACCGTCTTCCACTTCCACATCCACGTCGTGCCGCGCTACGACGGCGATTCGATCGTCGTCTTCCCTCGACTGGCCGATCCGGCCCGCAAGGAGGAGGTCGCACAGCGCCTGCGCACGGCCCTCAACAACCCGCTGCCGCCCAAGGCCGAAGCAGAAAGCAGCCAATCGTGA
- a CDS encoding YdcF family protein, translated as MTHDDKPGLTDQQRKAAQLIWDYHQMHHQLRPCDAAIALGSHDLGVPAYSAELFRAGLCPTLVFSGGPNPTAPDRFPRGEAIHFREHALDLGVPTDAILIEPNATNTGQNITLSRQVMADAGIRPGTLMLIAMPYMERRAFATARQVWPEVEIVCASQPIDFDDYLKGMGDERKVAEMLVGDLQRVIEYPKLGFAVEQEVPKDVHDAYDALIRDGFTSRLLN; from the coding sequence GTGACGCACGACGACAAGCCCGGCCTGACCGACCAGCAGCGCAAGGCGGCCCAGCTGATCTGGGACTACCACCAGATGCACCACCAGCTCCGGCCCTGCGACGCGGCCATCGCCCTCGGAAGCCACGACCTGGGCGTGCCCGCCTACAGCGCCGAGCTGTTCCGCGCCGGCCTCTGCCCAACCCTGGTCTTCTCCGGCGGTCCGAACCCCACCGCCCCCGACCGCTTCCCGCGCGGCGAGGCGATCCACTTCCGCGAGCACGCCCTTGACCTCGGCGTACCGACCGACGCGATCCTCATCGAGCCGAACGCCACCAACACCGGCCAGAACATCACCCTGTCGCGCCAGGTCATGGCCGATGCCGGCATCCGGCCCGGCACGCTGATGCTGATCGCAATGCCGTACATGGAACGACGCGCCTTCGCCACCGCCCGCCAGGTCTGGCCCGAGGTCGAGATTGTCTGTGCTTCCCAGCCGATCGACTTCGACGACTACCTCAAGGGCATGGGAGACGAACGCAAGGTCGCCGAGATGCTCGTCGGAGACCTGCAGCGGGTGATCGAGTATCCGAAGCTCGGCTTCGCCGTCGAGCAGGAAGTCCCGAAGGACGTGCATGACGCCTACGATGCCCTTATCCGCGACGGCTTCACCAGCCGCCTCCTCAACTGA
- a CDS encoding WbqC family protein, with translation MPLSATASPAASSTDPLPWRGGVCAIHQPNFLPRLSTLAKIFAADYWIVLDDVQFARRDYQHRARIAPLDRPDQQHWLSLATHLPNGRATLIRDARLIDPQRSRSQTAQAVRHCYRRSRHWRHVSDVLEHVLTAFTNSERTWIVAEDSTRALLALLGWPGRIIRSSQLPARRERSQRLADLATVTGATTYLCGPGGLRYLDHGPFDAAKVPVEPFLTPSDGLWSNSRRLSALHTLSALGAAGFADALAETARRPPCRDGES, from the coding sequence ATGCCCTTATCCGCGACGGCTTCACCAGCCGCCTCCTCAACTGACCCTCTCCCCTGGCGGGGTGGGGTCTGCGCGATCCACCAGCCCAACTTCCTGCCCCGGCTCAGCACGCTGGCCAAGATCTTCGCGGCGGACTACTGGATCGTCCTTGACGACGTCCAGTTCGCCCGCCGCGACTACCAGCACCGTGCCCGCATTGCCCCACTCGACCGCCCCGACCAGCAGCACTGGCTGAGCCTGGCCACCCATCTCCCCAACGGCCGCGCCACCTTGATCCGTGATGCCCGGCTGATCGACCCACAGCGCAGCCGCAGCCAGACCGCACAGGCAGTCCGCCACTGCTACCGGCGCAGCCGTCACTGGCGGCACGTCAGTGACGTCCTCGAACACGTACTTACTGCGTTCACCAACTCAGAGCGCACCTGGATCGTGGCTGAGGACTCCACCAGGGCCCTCCTAGCCCTACTGGGTTGGCCCGGGCGGATCATCCGCAGCAGTCAGCTCCCGGCACGCCGCGAACGCTCGCAGCGGCTCGCCGACCTCGCAACAGTGACGGGAGCGACCACGTACCTCTGCGGCCCAGGCGGACTCCGGTACCTCGATCACGGTCCGTTCGATGCTGCCAAGGTGCCGGTGGAGCCGTTCCTCACGCCTTCGGACGGCCTCTGGAGCAACAGTCGCCGACTGTCGGCGCTGCACACGCTCTCTGCGCTGGGGGCGGCCGGCTTCGCGGACGCGCTCGCCGAGACTGCCCGGCGACCGCCATGCCGAGATGGGGAATCATGA
- a CDS encoding AAA family ATPase, which translates to MKTAPLAVLLVGITGSGKTVLAQALAERGPIRLSVDEEVHRLHGRYGVDYPEHEYFERERPRLPVGAAPQAVVEDDIANALTVTPEALNDFFARFEAPIENEDAVLYDGDPEAIVRVVDRLLSELSSERPESSGSTLNDVDPEGT; encoded by the coding sequence TTGAAGACTGCACCGCTTGCCGTCCTGCTGGTCGGCATCACCGGCTCCGGCAAGACCGTGCTCGCCCAGGCTCTCGCAGAACGCGGCCCGATTCGCCTGTCCGTGGACGAGGAAGTCCACCGCCTCCACGGTCGCTACGGCGTCGACTACCCGGAGCACGAGTACTTCGAGCGTGAACGCCCACGCCTCCCGGTCGGAGCGGCGCCACAGGCCGTGGTCGAGGACGACATCGCCAATGCGCTCACCGTCACCCCCGAAGCGTTGAACGACTTCTTCGCGCGGTTCGAGGCTCCGATCGAGAATGAGGACGCCGTCCTCTACGACGGCGATCCCGAGGCGATTGTCCGAGTGGTTGATCGGTTGCTGTCAGAGCTCTCGAGCGAGCGACCTGAGTCCTCAGGGTCAACGCTGAACGACGTTGACCCCGAGGGAACTTGA
- a CDS encoding class I SAM-dependent methyltransferase, producing MAALPRTPADVLDLGCGDAEMTLRLTSAGHRVTGVDPSAGMLASAAERLGTRPETADRVRLLQTAIATLPTDLGVFDAVMYLDDSAEAISRLAGLVAPGDVLSVLTKYRQAIGVREALRGEYQQARELIEAGTDVSIGNLGLRTRGDDAAQLDAWAKASGRYRCRGKGCASSTTTGTTGSRARPSTRKPSNWSGAASTRHPYRETARLIHTLGKRVGGNPSRV from the coding sequence CTGGCCGCGCTGCCACGGACCCCGGCCGACGTCCTGGATCTCGGCTGCGGGGACGCCGAGATGACGCTCCGTCTGACCTCCGCAGGGCACCGCGTCACCGGGGTCGACCCGTCGGCCGGCATGCTCGCGTCCGCCGCCGAGCGACTCGGGACGCGTCCTGAAACCGCCGACCGGGTCCGTCTCCTGCAGACGGCCATCGCGACCCTGCCCACGGACCTCGGAGTGTTCGACGCGGTGATGTACCTGGACGACTCGGCCGAGGCGATCAGCCGACTGGCCGGCCTGGTTGCACCCGGTGACGTGCTGAGCGTCCTGACCAAGTACCGGCAGGCCATCGGTGTCCGCGAGGCCCTGCGAGGCGAGTACCAGCAAGCACGCGAACTCATCGAAGCCGGTACCGACGTCAGCATCGGCAACCTCGGGCTCCGCACCCGTGGCGACGATGCGGCGCAGCTGGACGCGTGGGCGAAGGCCAGTGGCCGGTACCGCTGCCGTGGCAAGGGGTGCGCATCTTCCACGACCACCGGGACGACTGGCAGCCGAGCGAGGCCGAGTACGCGCAAGCCCTCGAACTGGAGTGGGGCCGCCTCCACCCGTCATCCGTACCGTGAGACGGCCCGCCTGATCCACACGCTTGGAAAGCGCGTTGGGGGCAACCCCTCACGAGTTTGA
- a CDS encoding HAD-IIB family hydrolase produces the protein MSRILVTDLDGTLLGGPPDSRRRLRDALERHPEVTLVFATGRALDSVRELLRDPLVPRPRWIIADVGATVIDGTDFTPVDPLQDQLRTGWPGAAQVRAALRRFPALRYQEGVVQDGRCSYDLTPSALTTELTDAVRELGCTWEYSAARFFDVLPPGASKGNALRLLARKLGWAAEEILVAGDSLNDLSLFRLGTHAVVVNGAEAALLTALADSPHVHRPEGYGAAGILTALRTMGWLPPPATGGATARQRHSLVVGYHRPPLRWTGTHWRPPASPNGILPTLTSAFTDGLPGVWVAALAGNHAGSTRTPPPAGLPLSLVPLTSAEWTGYFHRACKETLWPVLMSAPDRSVHDERTWSHYRAVNARFAERISAHAAPGATVWLHDYNLWLVPGLLRATRPDLLTGLFHHTPFPPPEVFATLPAATEIQASLACLDWAGFHTAAFADRFRHTLADRPGGPRTAVHPLGIDRPVIEALARDRAPLAPPPIGLRVLSVERLDYAKAPVQKVDAVARLLSRRPELRGRLTFRLICPPPEPGITAYDTTRDLLEQHINQVNNAWQQGPWKPVEYVPHNLPVTAVIDEYLAADVLWVASLQDGMNLTAKEFIAAQAALPRRRAHPPGVLVLSRHAGAAAQLGDAALLTDPNCSEDLTTVLSRALDFSPAERRTRLDRLAERIGHQRPADWAARIVDDIRNARTIL, from the coding sequence ATGTCGAGGATTCTGGTCACCGATCTGGACGGCACGTTACTCGGCGGTCCCCCGGACAGCCGGCGCCGGTTACGGGACGCCCTGGAACGGCATCCCGAAGTGACGCTGGTCTTCGCCACCGGCCGCGCCCTGGACTCCGTCCGGGAGCTGCTCCGGGACCCGCTGGTCCCGAGACCGCGGTGGATCATCGCGGACGTGGGCGCAACCGTGATCGACGGCACCGACTTCACGCCGGTGGACCCCCTGCAGGACCAGCTGCGCACCGGCTGGCCGGGCGCGGCGCAGGTACGCGCGGCCCTGCGCCGCTTCCCCGCGCTCCGCTACCAGGAGGGCGTGGTCCAGGACGGCCGGTGCTCCTACGACCTCACCCCGTCCGCGCTCACTACCGAACTCACCGACGCCGTCCGGGAGCTGGGCTGCACCTGGGAGTACTCCGCCGCCCGCTTCTTCGACGTCCTGCCCCCGGGCGCCTCCAAGGGCAACGCCCTGCGGCTGCTCGCGCGCAAGCTGGGCTGGGCAGCGGAGGAGATCCTGGTCGCCGGGGACTCCCTGAACGACCTGTCGCTGTTCCGCCTCGGCACCCACGCGGTCGTCGTCAACGGCGCCGAAGCCGCCCTGCTCACCGCCCTCGCGGACAGCCCGCACGTCCATCGACCGGAGGGGTACGGCGCGGCCGGCATCCTCACCGCCCTTCGCACCATGGGCTGGCTGCCGCCGCCCGCCACCGGCGGCGCCACCGCCCGGCAGCGGCACTCGCTCGTGGTGGGCTACCACCGCCCACCACTGCGCTGGACCGGGACGCACTGGCGTCCGCCCGCCAGCCCCAACGGCATCCTGCCCACTCTGACCAGCGCGTTCACCGACGGACTGCCGGGCGTCTGGGTCGCCGCCCTGGCAGGCAACCACGCCGGCTCCACCCGCACCCCGCCGCCCGCCGGACTCCCGCTGTCCCTGGTGCCGCTCACCTCCGCCGAGTGGACCGGCTACTTCCACCGGGCCTGCAAGGAGACGCTGTGGCCGGTGCTGATGTCCGCGCCCGACCGCTCGGTCCATGACGAACGCACCTGGTCCCACTACCGTGCGGTCAACGCGCGCTTCGCCGAGCGGATCAGCGCCCACGCGGCTCCCGGCGCCACCGTCTGGCTCCACGACTACAACCTCTGGCTGGTGCCCGGCCTGCTGCGCGCCACCCGACCCGACCTGCTGACCGGGCTGTTCCACCACACACCGTTCCCGCCCCCGGAGGTCTTCGCCACCCTGCCCGCCGCCACCGAGATACAGGCCTCACTGGCCTGCCTGGACTGGGCCGGGTTCCACACCGCCGCCTTCGCCGACCGCTTCCGGCACACCCTGGCCGACCGCCCGGGCGGCCCGCGCACCGCGGTCCATCCGCTCGGCATCGACCGGCCCGTCATCGAGGCGCTGGCCCGCGACCGCGCGCCGCTGGCACCGCCGCCGATCGGCCTGCGGGTGCTCTCCGTCGAACGCCTCGACTACGCCAAGGCCCCGGTCCAGAAGGTCGACGCCGTCGCCCGGTTGCTCTCCCGTCGGCCCGAACTGCGCGGGCGGCTCACCTTCCGACTGATCTGCCCGCCGCCCGAGCCGGGCATCACCGCCTACGACACCACCCGCGACCTCCTCGAACAGCACATCAACCAGGTCAACAACGCCTGGCAGCAGGGCCCTTGGAAACCGGTGGAGTACGTTCCCCACAACCTGCCCGTCACGGCGGTCATCGACGAGTACCTCGCCGCCGACGTCCTCTGGGTGGCCTCCCTCCAGGACGGAATGAACCTCACCGCAAAGGAGTTCATCGCGGCCCAGGCCGCCCTCCCCCGCCGCCGCGCGCACCCGCCCGGCGTCCTGGTGCTCTCCCGCCACGCAGGAGCCGCAGCCCAGCTCGGCGACGCGGCCCTGCTCACCGACCCGAACTGCTCCGAGGACCTCACCACCGTCCTGTCCCGAGCCCTCGACTTCTCCCCCGCCGAGCGCCGCACCCGCCTGGACCGCCTCGCCGAGCGCATCGGGCACCAACGCCCCGCGGACTGGGCAGCACGGATCGTCGACGACATCCGCAACGCGCGCACCATCCTATGA
- a CDS encoding carbohydrate kinase family protein codes for MFAEGFALVPGGAYSPAMALRRLGHDVMWSTDFGTDAFSAQVLAAARHEGLDEAAFRHHPFPVRSLTVALAADGERSMVSFQDPVAPAPLALLLRRHRPRFLVLPQLRCDEATIGALRVARELGTVVVMDCHDTAAALTDPAVRRTMAEVDVFTPNAAEAVRLTGSGDVEDAVTELAALVPVLVVKRGANGATAVQDGKRHDVPAVPTRVVDTTGAGDCFNAGLVHGLLAGWSLPDCLTAAVVCGAAATTGPGSSAALRADDLDRRLGRSTEPPGTSAMSDEPSH; via the coding sequence GTGTTCGCCGAGGGCTTCGCGCTGGTGCCCGGCGGGGCGTACTCGCCCGCGATGGCGCTGCGCCGGCTGGGGCATGACGTGATGTGGAGCACCGATTTCGGTACGGACGCGTTCAGCGCGCAGGTGCTGGCCGCCGCCAGGCACGAGGGGTTGGACGAGGCGGCGTTCCGTCATCACCCCTTCCCGGTGCGCAGTCTGACGGTTGCGCTGGCGGCGGACGGCGAGCGGTCCATGGTCAGCTTCCAGGATCCGGTCGCTCCAGCGCCGCTCGCGCTGCTGCTGCGCCGGCATCGGCCCCGGTTCCTGGTGCTGCCCCAACTCCGGTGCGACGAAGCGACGATCGGGGCACTGCGGGTGGCCCGGGAGCTGGGCACGGTGGTGGTGATGGACTGCCACGACACCGCCGCGGCCCTGACCGACCCGGCGGTCCGCCGGACCATGGCCGAGGTGGACGTCTTCACGCCGAACGCGGCCGAGGCCGTGCGTCTGACGGGTAGCGGGGACGTGGAGGACGCCGTCACGGAACTCGCCGCGCTGGTTCCCGTCCTCGTGGTCAAGCGCGGTGCGAACGGCGCCACCGCCGTCCAGGACGGCAAGCGCCATGACGTTCCCGCGGTTCCCACCCGGGTCGTGGACACCACCGGGGCGGGCGACTGCTTCAACGCCGGACTCGTGCACGGCCTCCTCGCGGGCTGGAGCCTGCCGGACTGCCTCACGGCCGCGGTGGTCTGCGGGGCCGCGGCGACCACTGGCCCGGGCTCCAGCGCCGCCCTGCGGGCCGACGACCTCGACCGCCGGCTCGGCCGTTCCACCGAGCCACCCGGGACGTCTGCCATGTCTGATGAACCGTCACATTAG
- a CDS encoding NADPH-dependent F420 reductase, which produces MTTAIVGVGNIGGVLARQLVAGGESVVLAGKGASRAEELAAELGPLARAATVADAITGADTVVFAIWLDAMRELIPQVRPLLAGKVVIDPSNPVAFDEKGRIVRSLPEGQSAGAVAAALLPEGAHYVKAFGTLGAGVLAASANRAPRRAALFYATDDGSAAATAERLIRVAGFDPVKAGGLAAAGRIESPGGDLHQAGPDGEVVDLAQARAAVDALSGGAPREGGRLDTRERF; this is translated from the coding sequence ATGACCACCGCGATCGTGGGCGTCGGCAACATCGGAGGTGTGCTCGCCCGGCAGCTGGTGGCCGGGGGCGAGAGCGTCGTCCTGGCGGGGAAGGGCGCGTCGCGCGCCGAGGAGCTGGCAGCCGAGCTCGGGCCGCTCGCACGCGCCGCCACCGTGGCGGACGCGATCACGGGCGCGGACACGGTCGTGTTCGCCATCTGGCTGGACGCCATGCGGGAGCTGATTCCGCAGGTCCGACCGCTGCTTGCGGGCAAGGTCGTGATCGACCCGTCGAACCCGGTCGCGTTCGACGAGAAGGGCCGGATCGTGCGGTCGCTGCCCGAAGGGCAGTCGGCCGGGGCGGTGGCCGCCGCTCTGCTGCCCGAGGGCGCCCACTACGTCAAGGCGTTCGGCACCCTCGGCGCGGGCGTGCTGGCGGCGAGCGCGAACCGCGCGCCGCGGCGGGCGGCGCTCTTCTACGCCACCGACGACGGCAGCGCCGCGGCGACGGCCGAGCGGCTGATCCGCGTGGCCGGGTTCGACCCCGTGAAGGCCGGCGGCCTGGCCGCCGCCGGCCGCATCGAGTCGCCCGGCGGCGACCTGCATCAGGCCGGGCCCGACGGCGAGGTCGTCGACCTGGCCCAGGCGCGCGCCGCAGTGGACGCGCTTAGCGGTGGAGCCCCGCGCGAGGGCGGCCGCCTCGACACGCGGGAGAGGTTTTGA
- a CDS encoding putative quinol monooxygenase, producing MTSRLGLLARIEARPEHAEAVERMLTDAVELARQESGTVTWFAFRLGPAAFGIFDTFADEQGRDDHLKGRIAAALGEAAATLLAAPPRIDHVDILAATPL from the coding sequence ATGACCTCGCGGCTGGGCCTGTTGGCCCGCATCGAAGCACGCCCCGAACACGCCGAAGCGGTCGAGCGGATGCTCACCGATGCCGTGGAGCTGGCACGTCAGGAGAGCGGCACCGTGACCTGGTTCGCCTTCAGACTCGGTCCTGCCGCTTTCGGCATCTTCGACACCTTCGCCGATGAGCAGGGCCGCGACGACCATCTGAAGGGCCGCATCGCCGCAGCCCTGGGCGAGGCCGCCGCCACCCTGCTCGCCGCCCCGCCGCGCATCGATCACGTCGACATCCTGGCCGCCACTCCGCTGTAG
- a CDS encoding glycoside hydrolase family 15 protein yields the protein MVFDMSGFEQADSNRYTPISEHGLIGDLRTAALVGTNGTIDWYCCPRFDAPSVFGSILDAERGGSFELAAEVPTRTRQFYFPDTNVLITRFFAADGVAEIQDFMPVTDESSEAARHRLIRRVICVRGVLPFKARIAPRFGYGAETHTVHLEGHQAVFRSPSLTLGLTTTAPLECDGLDVWSHFKLLEGESHVFALDHITDEVPTRSCPRAEAQEQAEATIRFWRHWLAGSRYHGRWREMVNRSALVLKLLTYAPTGAIVAAPTTSLPERVGGERNWDYRYVWVRDAAFCVYALLRLGFTSEAEAFMRFLGDRMRGTEATGPLQIMYGIDGRSELPEYELPHLEGHLGSAPVRVGNAATGQLQLDIYGAVIDCVYLYDKWGQPISSAAWEEVGAVADWLCEHWDQPDEGIWETRAGRRNFVYSRLMCWVALERAMRMATRRGLPADLPRWRESRDAIYRQIMQRGWSTERGAFVQSLDDGELDASLLMMPMAKFISPTDPKWLSTLDALTADLVSDSLVYRYNPTASPDGLSGLEGTFSICSFWYVEALARAGRLEEARLAFEKMLTYANHLGLFAEEIGPTGEQLGNFPQAFTHLSLISAAFNLDRALG from the coding sequence ATGGTGTTCGACATGAGTGGTTTTGAGCAGGCGGACAGCAACCGCTACACACCGATCTCCGAACACGGCCTGATCGGCGACCTTCGTACCGCCGCCCTGGTCGGCACGAACGGCACCATCGACTGGTACTGCTGCCCGCGCTTCGATGCGCCCAGTGTGTTCGGGTCCATCCTCGACGCCGAACGGGGCGGGTCGTTCGAGCTGGCCGCCGAGGTCCCGACCCGCACCCGGCAGTTCTACTTCCCCGACACGAACGTGCTGATCACACGGTTCTTCGCGGCAGACGGGGTGGCGGAGATCCAGGACTTCATGCCCGTGACCGACGAGTCGAGTGAGGCGGCCCGGCACCGGCTGATCCGGCGGGTGATCTGCGTGCGGGGAGTCCTCCCGTTCAAGGCGCGGATCGCCCCGCGCTTCGGCTACGGCGCGGAAACGCACACCGTGCACCTCGAAGGCCACCAGGCGGTGTTCCGCTCCCCGTCACTGACGCTCGGGCTGACCACCACCGCACCGCTGGAGTGCGACGGCCTGGACGTGTGGTCGCACTTCAAGCTCCTCGAGGGCGAGTCCCACGTGTTCGCCCTCGACCACATCACCGACGAGGTCCCGACCCGGTCGTGTCCGCGTGCCGAGGCGCAGGAGCAGGCTGAGGCGACCATCCGGTTCTGGCGCCACTGGCTGGCCGGTTCGCGCTACCACGGGCGGTGGCGGGAGATGGTGAACCGCTCCGCTCTGGTACTGAAGCTGCTCACCTACGCGCCGACCGGTGCGATCGTCGCCGCACCGACCACCAGCCTGCCCGAGCGGGTCGGAGGCGAGCGCAACTGGGACTACCGGTACGTGTGGGTCCGCGACGCCGCGTTCTGCGTCTACGCCTTGCTGCGCCTCGGGTTCACCTCGGAGGCCGAGGCGTTCATGCGGTTCCTCGGCGACCGCATGCGCGGCACCGAAGCGACCGGCCCGCTGCAGATCATGTACGGCATCGACGGGCGCAGCGAGCTGCCCGAGTACGAGTTGCCGCACCTGGAGGGCCACCTCGGCTCCGCACCGGTCCGGGTCGGCAATGCCGCCACCGGCCAGCTCCAGCTGGACATCTACGGAGCCGTGATCGACTGCGTCTACCTGTACGACAAGTGGGGGCAGCCGATCAGCAGCGCCGCCTGGGAGGAGGTCGGCGCGGTGGCGGACTGGCTCTGCGAGCACTGGGACCAGCCCGACGAGGGCATCTGGGAGACCCGCGCGGGCCGCAGGAACTTCGTGTACTCGCGGCTGATGTGCTGGGTGGCGCTGGAGCGGGCGATGCGGATGGCGACCCGCCGCGGCCTGCCGGCGGACCTGCCCCGCTGGCGGGAGTCCCGCGATGCGATCTACCGGCAGATCATGCAGCGCGGCTGGTCGACCGAGCGGGGGGCGTTCGTCCAGTCCCTGGACGACGGTGAGCTGGACGCCTCGCTGCTGATGATGCCGATGGCCAAGTTCATCTCGCCCACCGACCCCAAGTGGCTCTCCACCCTGGACGCGCTCACCGCGGACCTGGTCTCCGACTCGCTGGTCTACCGCTACAACCCGACGGCCAGCCCGGACGGCCTGAGCGGCCTGGAGGGCACCTTCTCGATCTGCTCCTTCTGGTACGTGGAGGCACTGGCCCGCGCCGGCCGGCTGGAGGAGGCCCGGCTCGCCTTCGAGAAGATGCTCACCTACGCCAACCACCTCGGCCTGTTCGCCGAGGAGATCGGTCCGACCGGCGAACAGCTCGGCAACTTCCCCCAGGCCTTCACCCACCTCTCGCTGATCAGCGCCGCCTTCAACCTCGACCGCGCACTGGGCTGA
- a CDS encoding nuclear transport factor 2 family protein — protein sequence MSNTVADLMRRNLLDVFNEPDPGRRARAIAETYAEDVVWHEPDRIVHGREALARRAQELQEQNPGWVYQPDGPVSVNDDLGHLGFRYGPSDRPVVSGMDIAHCKDGVIVELYTIVAEVPSPS from the coding sequence ATGAGCAACACCGTCGCCGACCTGATGCGCCGCAACCTCCTCGACGTCTTCAACGAACCCGACCCCGGCCGCCGGGCCAGGGCGATCGCGGAGACCTACGCCGAGGACGTCGTCTGGCACGAGCCCGACCGCATCGTCCACGGGCGCGAGGCCCTCGCGCGCCGCGCCCAGGAGCTGCAGGAGCAGAACCCGGGCTGGGTCTACCAGCCGGACGGACCAGTCTCGGTCAATGACGACCTCGGCCACCTCGGCTTCCGGTACGGGCCCTCGGACCGACCGGTCGTGAGCGGAATGGACATCGCCCACTGCAAGGACGGCGTCATCGTCGAGCTCTACACCATCGTCGCCGAGGTCCCTTCGCCCTCCTGA
- a CDS encoding aldo/keto reductase: MLQECASRGIAFVPFCPLGWPRGVQNRILSNPVLADLGRRLGATPAQLALAWLLDLAPNILLIPGTRTRTHLAENLGTASVRLDEASRKELAREFPPPNRPA; the protein is encoded by the coding sequence GTGCTCCAGGAGTGCGCCAGCAGAGGGATCGCGTTCGTCCCCTTCTGCCCGCTCGGGTGGCCGCGCGGTGTCCAGAACCGGATCCTCTCCAACCCCGTCCTGGCCGACCTCGGCCGGCGCCTGGGGGCCACCCCGGCGCAGCTCGCCCTCGCCTGGCTGCTCGACCTCGCGCCCAACATCCTGCTCATCCCCGGCACCCGCACCCGCACGCACCTGGCCGAGAACCTCGGCACCGCGTCGGTGCGGCTCGACGAGGCGTCACGCAAGGAGCTGGCCAGGGAGTTCCCACCCCCGAACCGGCCGGCCTGA